The genomic segment CGCCGCCGCGCCCGGCGAGAACGGCGGCGAACGGCCCCGGTTCGAGTTCGACGCCCAGGACGACGACTCCGACGCGGAGCAGAGCAGCGACCTCGTCCGGGTCCAGGGCTTCCAGACCCTCGCGAGCTCGACCGTCACCGAGGTCGCCGAGCAGGAGGGCGTCTCCGGGGCCGTCGGCGGTCTCAGCCTCCAAGTCATCAAGGTGGACGGGCAGTTCCGGGCCGGTCGGTTCCAGCAGGACGAGGGCGCCGGGGGCGGGCAGCAGGGCGGTCCCGGCGGCCAGAACGGCGGCACCGGGCAGCCCGAGGGGCGGGTGGAGGGCGGCGGCGCCGAGTTCGACGTCGACAACTACTCGGTGTACGGCATGGACGTGACCGAGCCCGCCCTGGGCCCCCTGACCTCCTCGAAGATCACCAGCGGTCGCACGTTCACGACGTCCGAGACGAACGCGAAGGTCGTGGTCGCGGACACGTCGTACGCCAAGGAGAAGGAGCTGAAGGTCGGGGACAGCGTCACGATCAACAGCGTCAAGTACGAGGTCATCGGGATCGCGACGCCCGACAGCGGGGACGCGGCGGCCAACCTCTACATGCCGCTGAAGCAGGCGCAGACGCTGAGCGACTCCAAGGACAAGGTCACCACGATCTACGTCAAGGCGAGCGACTCGCAGCGGATCGACAGCGTCAAGGCGGCCATCCAGAAGAACATCGACGGGACGACCGTCACCACCTCCGCCGACCTCGCCAAGACGGTCTCCGGGTCCCTGTCCACCGCCTCCGGCCTCGCCTCCAACGTCGGCAAGTGGCTGTCCATCGCCGTGCTCATCGCCGCGTTCCTGGTGGCCGGGCTCCTCACCTCCTCGG from the Streptomyces sp. NBC_00310 genome contains:
- a CDS encoding ABC transporter permease; this translates as MFFTYLRRELRRRRKAALVVASGLALGIALVIVVSSVSSGMEKAQATVLESLYGLGTDMTVTKAAAAPGENGGERPRFEFDAQDDDSDAEQSSDLVRVQGFQTLASSTVTEVAEQEGVSGAVGGLSLQVIKVDGQFRAGRFQQDEGAGGGQQGGPGGQNGGTGQPEGRVEGGGAEFDVDNYSVYGMDVTEPALGPLTSSKITSGRTFTTSETNAKVVVADTSYAKEKELKVGDSVTINSVKYEVIGIATPDSGDAAANLYMPLKQAQTLSDSKDKVTTIYVKASDSQRIDSVKAAIQKNIDGTTVTTSADLAKTVSGSLSTASGLASNVGKWLSIAVLIAAFLVAGLLTSSAVSRRVREFGTLKALGWKSGRVTRQVVGEAVVNGLVGGALGIALGLGGAYVVTAISPTLQAEVGATGGGFGGPGGGGFPGGGGPGGGQQAASNALEVALTAPVSVSTIALAVGLAVAGGLIAGAFGGWRASRLRPADALRRVE